The following coding sequences are from one Musa acuminata AAA Group cultivar baxijiao chromosome BXJ1-6, Cavendish_Baxijiao_AAA, whole genome shotgun sequence window:
- the LOC135677663 gene encoding homeobox-leucine zipper protein ROC8-like — protein sequence MDSGDEQDVPDAKGRKKRYHRHTPRQIQELESMFKVCPHPDEKQRMQLSRDLGLEPRQIKFWFQNRRTQMKAQHDRADNCVLRAENDKIRAENIAMMEALKSVICPSCGGPPTHEDSYFDDQKLRMENARLKEELDHVSSLASKYLGRPVTQLPPVQPVSVSSLDLSVGVYSGPEVNPTLDLDLLRRNCSSAFPYPYTPAVSELEKPLMVEMATGAVEEVLRLVQTDQPLWVKSGSDGRDRLQLEIYDRMFQRSGQHLRFPHTRTETSRDSAPVAMNATTLIDMFMDASKWAELFPSIVAKARTIEVLAAGTASSRSGSLVLMYEELQVLSPLVPTREFCFLRYCQQIESGMWVVADVSVDYPRDNQLGLSPRSRRLPSGCLIEETPDGYSKITWVEHMEIDANDQPHVLFKDLINSGTAFGAQRWITTLRRMCERFACSNVAGLPGRDLGVVSSPDGKRSMMKLAQRMVNNFCANVGASSDQKWTNLSGSNDVGVRVVLQKTSDAGQPSGVVLCAATSIWLPVSAERVFSLFKDERTRTQWHILSNGNTLQEVAHITNGSHPGNCISLLRGLNSSQNTMLLLQECCTDASGSVVVYSPIDLPAINIVMSGEDPSYVPLLPSGFAILPDGRSAGGQGASSSSTPMVGSSGSLVTVAYQIHLSSLPSAKLNMESVMTVNHLIGTTVQQIKVALNCADA from the exons ATGGATTCCGGCGACGAACAGGACGTCCCCGATGCCAAGGGGAGGAAGAAGCGGTACCACCGGCACACCCCGAGGCAGATTCAAGAGCTTGAATC GATGTTCAAGGTTTGTCCGCACCCGGACGAGAAGCAGAGGATGCAGCTGAGCCGGGATCTGGGGCTGGAGCCGCGACAGATAAAGTTCTGGTTCCAGAATCGGAGGACGCAGATGAAG GCGCAACACGATAGGGCGGACAACTGCGTGCTGCGTGCCGAGAACGACAAGATCCGGGCCGAGAACATCGCCATGATGGAGGCTCTCAAGAGCGTCATCTGCCCCTCCTGTGGCGGCCCTCCCACCCATGAGGACTCCTACTTCGACGATCAGAAGCTGCGGATGGAGAACGCAAGGTTGAAGGAAGAG CTTGATCATGTCTCGAGTCTTGCATCAAAATACCTTGGAAGGCCTGTCACCCAGCTTCCCCCAGTGCAGCCAGTCTCTGTTTCATCATTGGACTTATCAGTTGGGGTTTACAGTGGTCCAGAGGTGAACCCTACCCTCGATCTTGATCTCCTGCGCCGGAATTGTTCTTCTGCTTTCCCGTACCCATACACCCCAGCCGTTTCCGAGCTTGAGAAACCTCTCATGGTGGAGATGGCCACTGGTGCAGTGGAGGAAGTTCTCAGGCTTGTGCAGACCGACCAACCCCTGTGGGTGAAGTCCGGAAGTGATGGCAGGGACAGACTTCAGCTTGAAATCTACGACAGGATGTTCCAGAGGTCAGGCCAGCATCTCAGGTTCCCACACACTCGAACTGAGACGTCGAGGGACTCGGCTCCTGTCGCCATGAATGCTACGACATTGATCGACATGTTCATGGATGCGAGCAAGTGGGCGGAGCTTTTTCCCAGCATTGTTGCCAAGGCGAGGACCATCGAGGTCCTCGCAGCCGGGACGGCCAGCAGCAGAAGCGGCTCTTTGGTGTTG ATGTACGAGGAGCTGCAAGTTCTCTCACCTCTTGTTCCTACGCGCGAGTTCTGCTTTCTGCGGTATTGCCAGCAGATCGAATCGGGTATGTGGGTGGTGGCCGATGTCTCGGTGGACTATCCAAGAGACAACCAGCTCGGCCTTTCTCCCCGATCAAGGAGGCTTCCTTCAGGCTGCTTGATCGAGGAAACGCCCGATGGCTATTCCAAG ATTACTTGGGTCGAACACATGGAAATCGATGCAAATGATCAACCCCACGTCCTGTTCAAGGATCTAATCAACAGCGGGACGGCATTTGGAGCACAGCGCTGGATCACCACCCTCCGTAGAATGTGCGAGAGGTTTGCCTGCTCAAACGTCGCTGGTCTCCCGGGCAGAGACCTCGGAG TGGTTTCTTCCCCCGATGGTAAGAGGAGCATGATGAAGCTTGCTCAGAGGATGGTGAACAACTTCTGTGCCAACGTTGGTGCATCGAGCGATCAGAAATGGACGAACCTGTCAGGGTCGAACGACGTCGGCGTCAGGGTTGTGCTTCAGAAAACCTCAGATGCTGGCCAGCCCAGCGGCGTCGTCCTCTGTGCCGCAACCTCAATATGGCTGCCCGTGTCAGCTGAGCGGGTCTTCAGCTTGTTCAAGGACGAGCGAACTCGCACTCAG TGGCACATTCTATCAAATGGCAACACGCTACAAGAGGTGGCTCACATCACGAATGGCTCTCATCCGGGGAATTGCATCTCTCTTCTTCGT GGGCTCAATTCTTCCCAGAACACCATGTTGTTACTCCAGGAGTGCTGTACCGACGCGTCAGGGTCGGTGGTGGTCTACTCCCCCATCGACCTACCGGCCATCAACATCGTCATGAGCGGCGAGGATCCATCCTACGTTCCGCTGTTGCCGTCGGGCTTCGCCATACTACCGGACGGGCGATCTGCCGGGGGACAAGGAGCATCGTCCAGCTCGACTCCGATGGTCGGCTCATCTGGCTCGCTGGTGACTGTCGCGTACCAAATACACTTGAGCAGCTTGCCGTCCGCCAAACTCAACATGGAGTCAGTAATGACCGTGAATCACTTGATCGGCACCACAGTTCAGCAAATAAAGGTTGCATTGAACTGTGCGGATGCCTGA
- the LOC103987084 gene encoding squamosa promoter-binding-like protein 16, producing the protein MEWNAKISSWVFPEVEQVADKNMEFLLGSSFVLGSQNTTRMDCSVDLKLGGLGDIRPAEKSRSQPSMTTTAVGPSRRARAQGNAPQNASCSVDGCKADLSGSREYHRRHKVCEVHSKTPVVMVGGQEQRFCQQCSRFHQLVEFDEAKRSCRKRLDGHNRRRRKPPPDSINPGSLLPNHQGSRFLMHPHLLPTPIQRHNWAGIIESEDMLHTNHSPLTFVDSKQHLSGSFSSNENRKQVPLLQGDITGFSITTRLPFLMTISSSTAESSSGNICALSLLSSATKPGINAGQMLPADGVPMHQSLVSSLPCNSSPQASTYVLPTGVSCSGVEDGQLIVRGADASLHCQSVFHAGGEGSSDWGSQAPPFSWQ; encoded by the exons ATGGAGTGGAATGCCAAGATCTCTTCATGGGTTTTCCCAGAGGTTGAGCAGGTTGCAGACAAAAACATGGAGTTTCTCCTCGGGTCGAGCTTTGTCCTTGGAAGTCAGAACACTACTAGGATGGATTGCTCGGTTGATCTGAAACTCGGTGGCTTGGGTGATATCAGACCAGCAGAGAAGTCGAGAAGCCAACCTTCGATGACGACGACGGCGGTAGGTCCATCGAGGAGGGCTCGAGCTCAGGGGAACGCCCCCCAGAACGCATCGTGCTCGGTGGACGGGTGCAAAGCCGATCTCAGTGGCTCCAGGGAGTACCACAGACGCCACAAGGTGTGTGAGGTCCATTCCAAGACTCCAGTCGTCATGGTGGGCGGCCAGGAGCAGCGCTTCTGCCAGCAGTGCAGCAG GTTTCACCAACTGGTGGAGTTCGATGAGGCAAAACGAAGCTGTCGGAAACGTTTGGATGGACACAATCGGCGCCGAAGAAAGCCTCCACCCGATTCCATTAATCCTGGGAGCTTACTTCCAAATCATCAAG GCAGCAGGTTCTTGATGCATCCTCACCTGCTTCCAACTCCTATACAAAGGCACAACTGGGCTGGGATCATCGAATCCGAAGACATGCTACATACAAATCACTCGCCCCTAACGTTTGTCGACAGCAAACAACATCTCTCAGGCTCCTTCAGCAGCAACGAGAACAGGAAGCAGGTTCCTCTTCTGCAAGGCGACATCACCGGCTTCAGCATAACAACACGCCTGCCATTCCTCATGACCATATCCTCTTCAACAGCAGAAAGCAGCAGCGGCAACATttgtgctctctctcttctgtcatcAGCAACAAAACCAGGCATCAACGCGGGCCAAATGCTGCCAGCTGATGGAGTTCCTATGCATCAGTCTCTGGTCTCAAGTCTTCCCTGCAACTCCAGCCCTCAAGCTTCGACCTATGTTTTGCCGACAGGGGTTTCTTGTTCAGGAGTAGAGGATGGGCAACTTATTGTTCGTGGAGCTGATGCCAGTCTTCACTGTCAGAGTGTGTTTCATGCAGGGGGTGAAGGCTCCTCGGACTGGGGATCTCAAGCTCCACCCTTTTCTTGGCAGTAG
- the LOC135675865 gene encoding agamous-like MADS-box protein AGL9 homolog, which translates to MGRGRVELKRIENKINRQVTFAKRRNGLLKKAYELSVLCDAEVALIVFSNRGKLYEFCSSSSMLRTLERYQKCNYGAPETNIISRETQSSQQEYLKLKARVDGLQRSQRNLLGEDLGPLNIKELEQLERQLDASLRQIRSTRTQYMLDQLGDLQRREQMLCEANKALKIRLEESSEADQQQLWDPNTHAVAYGRQQPQPQGDGFFQSIDCEPTLQIGYHPDQMAIAAAAAAAPGPSYMPGWLA; encoded by the exons atggggagGGGAAGGGTGGAGCTGAAGCGGATCGAGAACAAGATCAACCGGCAGGTGACCTTTGCGAAGCGCAGGAATGGACTGCTCAAGAAGGCCTACGAGCTGTCGGTGCTCTGCGACGCCGAGGTCGCCCTCATCGTCTTCTCCAACCGCGGGAAGCTCTACGAGTTCTGCAGCAGCTCCAG TATGTTGAGGACACTAGAGAGGTACCAAAAGTGCAATTATGGTGCACCAGAAACAAATATCATATCAAGGGAGACTCAG AGTAGTCAGCAAGAGTATTTGAAGCTTAAGGCGCGTGTTGATGGCTTGCAGCGATCACAAAG AAATCTGCTGGGTGAAGATCTGGGGCCACTTAACATCAAGGAACTTGAGCAGCTTGAGCGCCAACTTGATGCATCGTTAAGACAAATAAGATCAACAAGG ACACAATACATGCTTGACCAGCTTGGAGATCTCCAAAGACGG GAACAAATGCTATGTGAAGCTAATAAAGCCCTGAAGATAAGA TTGGAGGAAAGCAGTGAGGCGGATCAGCAACAGCTGTGGGATCCCAACACTCATGCTGTAGCTTACGGGCGGCAGCAGCCTCAACCACAGGGCGACGGCTTCTTCCAATCCATAGACTGTGAACCTACTCTTCAGATTGG GTACCATCCAGATCAAATGGcgatcgcagcagcagcagcagcagctcctgGTCCAAGTTACATGCCCGGGTGGCTTGCATGA
- the LOC135675866 gene encoding nuclear transport factor 2B — protein sequence MDPDAVAKAFVEHYYRTFDGNRPGLGGLYQDASMLTFEGDKIQGAAAIVAKLTSLPFQQCVHAVSTVDCQPSGPAGGMLVFVSGSLQISGESHALKFSQMFHLMPTPQGSFYVLNDIFRLNYA from the exons atggatCCGGACGCGGTGGCGAAGGCGTTCGTGGAGCACTACTACCGGACGTTTGACGGGAACCGGCCGGGGCTGGGGGGTCTGTACCAGGATGCCTCCATGCTGACCTTCGAGGGCGACAAGATACAGGGCGCCGCGGCCATCGTCGCCAAGCTGACCTCCCTCCCCTTCCAGCAGTGCGTCCACGCTGTCTCGACCGTCGATTGCCAGCCGTCCGGCCCCGCCGGCGGCATGCTCGTCTTTGTCAGCGGCTCCCTCCAGATTTCCGGGGAATCCCACGCCCTCAAGTTCAGCCAG ATGTTTCATCTGATGCCAACACCTCAGGGAAGCTTCTATGTGCTGAACGACATATTCCGTCTGAACTATGCCTGA
- the LOC135675867 gene encoding heavy metal-associated isoprenylated plant protein 7-like — protein MGEEEKKPEQGKKEEPKAKEENKGEDGKKGGGGGGGEGEKKEGGGEEKKADEPPPPPPEEIVMRVYMHCEGCARKVKRSLKGFEGVEDVKTDCRTHKVVVKGKKAAEDPMKVVERVQKKAGRKVELLTPLPPPKPEKKEEEKTEEEKPKVEEKKEEPQVIAVVLKVHMHCEACAQEIKKRILKMKGVQAAEPDLKASQVTVKGVFDPQKLGEYVYKRTGKQAVVAKQEPAEKKAEDDKGGGGDAAKDEKKADEAGGGNAEGEKKEEKDGGGGQGGGDEKDKKEGGGAAEDGAAPATKVVELVRNEFYQYYPRYPGGYVGYAYPPQMFSDENPNACAVM, from the exons ATGGGGGAG GAGGAGAAAAAGCCGGAGCAGGGGAAGAAAGAGGAGCCCAAGGCGAAGGAGGAGAACAAGGGTGAGGACGGGAAgaagggcggcggcggcggtggtggcgagggggagaagaaggaagggggtggagaagaaaagaaggcggACGAGCCGCCGCCTCCACCGCCGGAGGAGATCGTGATGCGCGTCTACATGCACTGCGAGGGATGCGCCAGGAAGGTGAAGCGCTCGTTGAAGGGATTCGAAG GTGTGGAAGATGTGAAGACGGACTGCAGGACCCACAAGGTGGTTGTGAAGGGGAAGAAGGCGGCGGAGGACCCGATGAAGGTGGTGGAGCGGGTCCAGAAGAAGGCGGGGAGGAAGGTGGAGCTGCtgacgccgctgccgccgccgaagccggagaagaaagaggaggaaaagaCGGAAGAGGAGAAGCCCAAGgtagaggagaagaaggaagag CCGCAAGTGATCGCTGTGGTGCTCAAGGTTCATATGCATTGCGAGGCCTGCGCACAAGAGATCAAGAAGAGAATACTAAAGATGAAAG GGGTGCAGGCGGCGGAGCCGGATCTGAAGGCGTCCCAAGTGACGGTGAAGGGCGTGTTCGACCCGCAGAAGCTGGGGGAGTACGTGTACAAGAGGACCGGGAAGCAGGCGGTGGTGGCGAAGCAGGAGCCGGCGGAGAAGAAGGCTGAGGACGACAAGGGCGGCGGTGGAGACGCGGCCAAAGACGAGAAGAAAGCGGACGAGGCCGGCGGGGGCAATGCCGAGggcgagaagaaggaagagaaggacgGCGGCGGTGGCCAAGGAGGAGGAGACGAGAAGGACAAGAAGGAAGGCGGCGGAGCGGCGGAGGACGGGGCGGCACCGGCGACCAAGGTGGTGGAGCTGGTGCGAAACGAGTTCTACCAGTACTACCCGAGATATCCCGGGGGATACGTGGGATACGCGTATCCCCCACAGATGTTCAGCGATGAGAACCCCAACGCTTGCGCTGTGATGTAA